One segment of Chionomys nivalis chromosome 3, mChiNiv1.1, whole genome shotgun sequence DNA contains the following:
- the LOC130872148 gene encoding nmrA-like family domain-containing protein 1 isoform X1, whose protein sequence is MANRKIIAVFGATGAQGGSVARSILENKHFAVRALTRDVTQKNALAFRDLGAEVVRCDLDDAASVEEALKGAHGAFVVTNFWDHLSKEKEVCQPRQWDEGLHFAPQGKLVADIAKRLGLKHVVYSGLENVDRLSGGKLKVLHFDGKGEVEEYFWSIGVPMTSVRLAAYFENFLTMWKPVKSPDGYYTLALPMGDVPMDGISVADVGAVVSSIFASPEEFVGKAVGLSAEALTIQQYADVLSRILGKDIRDAKITPEAYEKLGFPGADELANMFRFYHMKPNRDIKLTHCLNPKIRSFSQFISDNQGAFKDL, encoded by the exons ATGGCCAACAGGAAAATAATCGCAGTATTTGGAGCAACAg GGGCTCAGGGTGGCTCTGTGGCCAGGTCCATTCTGGAGAACAAACATTTCGCAGTGAGAGCGCTGACCAGGGATGTGACTCAGAAAAACGCCCTAGCGTTTCGGGACCTTGGTGCCGAGGTGGTCAGGTGTGACCTGGATGACGCTGCGTCTGTGGAAGAGGCCTTAAAAGGAGCCCATGGAGCCTTTGTGGTGACCAACTTCTGGGACCATCTCAGCAAGGAGAAGGAAGTGTGTCAG CCACGGCAGTGGGATGAGG GCTTGCATTTTGCCCCTCAGGGGAAGCTGGTGGCAGATATCGCCAAGCGCCTGGGCCTGAAACACGTGGTGTACAGCGGTTTGGAGAACGTAGACCGGTTGAGTGGGGGCAAGCTGAAGGTGCTGCACTTCGACGGGAAGGGGGAAGTGGAGGAGTATTTCTGGTCCATTGGTGTTCCCATGACCAGCGTCCGCTTGGCAGCTTACTTTGAAAACTTCCTCACCATGTGGAAGCCGGTGAAAAGCCCTGATGGCTACTACACCCTAG CACTGCCCATGGGGGATGTGCCAATGGACGGGATCTCTGTCGCCGACGTTGGAGCTGTTGTCTCTAGCATTTTTGCTTCTCCAGAGGAGTTTGTTGGCAAGGCTGTGGGCCTCAGTGCAGAGGCCCTAACAATACAGCAGTACGCTGACGTTTTGTCCAGAATTCTGGGGAAGGACATCCGTGATGCAAAG ATCACCCCAGAAGCTTATGAGAAGCTGGGATTCCCTGGAGCGGACGAATTGGCCAATATGTTTCGTTTCTATCATATGAAGCCCAACCGTGACATCAAGCTTACCCACTGTCTAAACCCCAAAATCAGAAGCTTCAGCCAGTTCATCtcagacaaccagggagcctttAAAGACTTGTGA
- the LOC130872148 gene encoding nmrA-like family domain-containing protein 1 isoform X2, with protein MANRKIIAVFGATGAQGGSVARSILENKHFAVRALTRDVTQKNALAFRDLGAEVVRCDLDDAASVEEALKGAHGAFVVTNFWDHLSKEKEVCQGKLVADIAKRLGLKHVVYSGLENVDRLSGGKLKVLHFDGKGEVEEYFWSIGVPMTSVRLAAYFENFLTMWKPVKSPDGYYTLALPMGDVPMDGISVADVGAVVSSIFASPEEFVGKAVGLSAEALTIQQYADVLSRILGKDIRDAKITPEAYEKLGFPGADELANMFRFYHMKPNRDIKLTHCLNPKIRSFSQFISDNQGAFKDL; from the exons ATGGCCAACAGGAAAATAATCGCAGTATTTGGAGCAACAg GGGCTCAGGGTGGCTCTGTGGCCAGGTCCATTCTGGAGAACAAACATTTCGCAGTGAGAGCGCTGACCAGGGATGTGACTCAGAAAAACGCCCTAGCGTTTCGGGACCTTGGTGCCGAGGTGGTCAGGTGTGACCTGGATGACGCTGCGTCTGTGGAAGAGGCCTTAAAAGGAGCCCATGGAGCCTTTGTGGTGACCAACTTCTGGGACCATCTCAGCAAGGAGAAGGAAGTGTGTCAG GGGAAGCTGGTGGCAGATATCGCCAAGCGCCTGGGCCTGAAACACGTGGTGTACAGCGGTTTGGAGAACGTAGACCGGTTGAGTGGGGGCAAGCTGAAGGTGCTGCACTTCGACGGGAAGGGGGAAGTGGAGGAGTATTTCTGGTCCATTGGTGTTCCCATGACCAGCGTCCGCTTGGCAGCTTACTTTGAAAACTTCCTCACCATGTGGAAGCCGGTGAAAAGCCCTGATGGCTACTACACCCTAG CACTGCCCATGGGGGATGTGCCAATGGACGGGATCTCTGTCGCCGACGTTGGAGCTGTTGTCTCTAGCATTTTTGCTTCTCCAGAGGAGTTTGTTGGCAAGGCTGTGGGCCTCAGTGCAGAGGCCCTAACAATACAGCAGTACGCTGACGTTTTGTCCAGAATTCTGGGGAAGGACATCCGTGATGCAAAG ATCACCCCAGAAGCTTATGAGAAGCTGGGATTCCCTGGAGCGGACGAATTGGCCAATATGTTTCGTTTCTATCATATGAAGCCCAACCGTGACATCAAGCTTACCCACTGTCTAAACCCCAAAATCAGAAGCTTCAGCCAGTTCATCtcagacaaccagggagcctttAAAGACTTGTGA